One window of Methanogenium organophilum genomic DNA carries:
- a CDS encoding 6-hydroxymethylpterin diphosphokinase MptE-like protein has protein sequence MRFEDWEPHYTAICETFGFDRAGDEEAARLIGSLSDTDDSVLLAKRIKGEVVTVCGNAPTLLRETDRIEGTVLAADAAADVLFRAGILPDAVFTDLDGAEDSFFEMNRQGAVMVVHGHGDNMPLLRHWVPRFVGPLVLTCQTRPFGHVHNWGGFTDGDRAAFAADALGAAAIRFAGFDLDDRSVPPMKQGKLLWARDLLSLIGYDL, from the coding sequence ATGAGGTTTGAGGACTGGGAGCCTCACTACACCGCCATCTGTGAAACGTTTGGCTTTGACCGGGCAGGGGATGAAGAGGCGGCACGCCTGATTGGATCCCTCTCGGACACAGATGATTCTGTGCTGCTTGCAAAGCGTATCAAAGGAGAGGTAGTCACGGTATGCGGCAACGCCCCGACTCTTCTCCGGGAAACGGACAGGATAGAGGGGACTGTCCTTGCAGCTGATGCAGCAGCGGATGTGCTCTTCAGGGCGGGTATCCTGCCGGATGCGGTCTTTACCGATCTTGACGGTGCAGAGGATTCCTTTTTTGAGATGAATCGACAGGGTGCGGTGATGGTGGTGCACGGGCACGGTGATAATATGCCGCTTCTCCGCCACTGGGTGCCGCGATTTGTTGGGCCACTCGTTCTCACCTGCCAGACACGGCCGTTCGGGCATGTCCACAACTGGGGCGGGTTCACCGACGGTGACCGCGCCGCCTTTGCCGCGGATGCCCTTGGGGCGGCAGCGATCCGGTTTGCCGGGTTCGATCTTGACGACCGGTCGGTGCCACCGATGAAGCAGGGAAAACTTCTCTGGGCACGTGATCTGCTCTCCCTTATTGGCTATGACCTCTGA